GGCTCAGTTCGGTTACAAGAGGATATATAAAGACGATTTCCCCCGCCTACTGAAACAGGCAGTGGTCGAAGTTGAGGATCGGCGCTTCTACGAGCACGGTAGCATAGACCCGCGGGGTATGCTCAGGGCTTTGTGGGTAGACCTGAGGCTTGGTGAAAAAGCCCAGGGAGGCAGTACCATTACTCAGCAGCTGGCCCGTACTTTGTTTTTGACTAACAAGAAAAGCATAATGCGCAAGTCCCAAGAAATCATAATCGCGACTGCCCTGGAAAGAAAGTATTCGAAGGACGCTATACTGAATATGTATCTGAACGAGATTTACATGGGGCGGGGAGTATGTGGCATGGGAGTTGCGGCTCAGGAGTATTTTGGCAAAGATGTTTCTGACCTTTCCCTGGCTGAGATATCTTATCTGGTGGCCATGATCAGTGCCCCCGAGTATTACTCTCCCGACCATGATGCTCGGGCTTTGAAAATACGTCAGGCCACAGTGCTCAATGTGCTGTCCGAACGCGGGATCATCACGACCGGAGACGCGGAGAAAGCTCTTTCCGAAGAACTCGATATCCGGCCATACAAGAAGAGGGAACTGGTACACCCGTATTTTACTGTGTATATCCTGAACCGTCTAAAACAGGAATACGGAGAAGATGCGGTTTACAGAGGCGGGCTCAAGGTTTATACTACAGTCGACTCTCAGATGCAAGAGCGGGCTGAACAGACAGTTGCGTACCACATGAAAAAGCTGGAGGCAGAGGGCATCACAGCCCGGGATGTAGCTTTGGTTTCGATTGAGCCAGGCAACGGCGCGGTAAAAGCTATGGTAGGAGGTGCTGATTTTAGCCGTAATCAGATTAATATGGCCGTAGTTGCAAGACAGCCCGGTTCTGCCATCAAACCCCTGATCTATGCTGCAGCGATGGACAGCGGCGTTATAAAAAGTAATACGGTTCTTAACAACCGCCCTCGTGATTTCAACGGCTACCGGCCGAGTAATTCTACGGGGAATCCAGACAAGGCCAGTGTACGGCAGGCTTTGGTAAATTCATACAATGTAGCATCAGTAGAAGTCCTTAACACCTTGGGGCTAGAAAAGGCCTTTAAATACCTGGAACGGTTCGGCATTACCACTTTAACTCCCGGTGACCGTCACCTGGCTCTGGCCTTGGGTGGAATGGAAAAGGGAATATCGCCTATGGAGATGGCTGCGGCCTATGCGGTTTTTGCTGCGAACGGGCAATGGGCTGAGCCTTATACCATTGAGCGAATAGAAGATGCTAACGGAAATATCCTCTATGATCACCCGATCAAGACCAGGACAGTCGTAAAAGAAAGCGTGGCCCGTGAGATGACTTCAATACTTCGCGATGTGGTCAACTACGGAACTGGTAAGTCGGCCCGGGCCAAAGTGCAGGCTGCCGGAAAAACGGGAACTACCAGCCAGAGCCGTGACTTATGGTTTGTCGGGTATACGCCGGAACTTTCCACAGCTGTATGGCTAGGCAACAGCAACAACGACGCCATTAAGGGCGCAGCCACTTACGGGGGAACCCGTTGCGGACCCATTTGGCGCGATTACATGAATGCGTTAGTGGATGCGGGACTGCTTGCCCACAGGTCGGCAGAATGGGTAGAACCCGAAGCAAGCCCGGTCGAGCAAGCACCGGAGACAACCCCCAATAATGGAGGTAATCCTGAGCCGCAAGCAACACCAAACGATACATCGCAGGAAACGAACCCACAGGAACAGCCGGTACCGGTCGAACCTGCACCCGAACAACTAGCTCCGCCCCCTGGGGAGAATGGGCTCACCCCACCAGCTGCAGGGCAGGGGACAGGATCGGCCCAAGTCCCGTCTGCAGGATCGACAAGCAGTGAACCTTCCGCCACAGGGACCGGGGACACGGGAGCCGGGAGGTGATACAGACGAATCCTCGCTTGCCAGTTATTCTTTTGCTGCTGGGGGCCAACTTATATTTCATTATTGCCTTAGCCTATTACTCGGGATTCTTATCGCGAAAGGCTATGCTACCTCTGGTCTTGGCTGGCTTGGTTCTAATAACAGTGGGTGGAATCTGGAAGGCTAAGCGGCAGAGGTGAAGGTGACTGTTGTACCCTTTTTGGTGGGATACCGCTACAAGCAAGCTAGGACGTGCTTTTTGTCGCCTCAATTACCAGGTCTTTTTGATCCCTGGTTTTATCCTTTAGAGCTTTGCTGGCCTTAGGGGACAGCAGTACTTCTCCGAACCACCGTAAAGCCTTGTCAAAGTTGCCCAGTCGCCGGTGAAGTTCCCCGATCAAGTACATATGGGTGGCGGAGTCCATCCCTAATACCGGAGGCTCTTCATCCTGAAACGCTTTTTCCAGGTAGCGGCAAGCCTGTTGCATGCAGGTGATTTCGTTGGCCTGGTCACTCAAGCTCCTGTAAATCCAAGCCAGCTTTAAATAGAGCATACCCAACTCGCTGCTTTTAGCCTCTCTGACCATAGCGCCGTAAAGGGCAAGCTTGTATCTTTCAATTGCTACCTGCGGGCTGTAAGTCGGGGGGTAATCACGTGGTTGCCACTTAGAACTGATATTCTGCCGAATCAAATTTGCCTCCGCCGGCAGAACGGGATTGGGAAACTGGTTTTGCAGCCTCGCATAACCGCAATGGTTGCAGAGCCAAACGTCGTAGAATAAAGGGTTTATATCCTGGTAGACCGCCATGGAATCGGTATCCCGCTTGACTAACCGTAAACGGCTGTTTCTAACGGCTTTAACATTGATCGTGCTTTTGCATAAGGGACAAACCACCTTTTTGTCATATAAATAGAAATCTTCGGTTTTAATCTGTTCCTGTTGGGACACCGCTGAACCTCCATTGGACAAAAACTTGCGACCCGAACGGGTTGAATGATACACGTCTTAATTCTGCATTAGAGACTATTTTCCTGCAAAGACAGAAAATTATTTGACCTGAGCCGGCAGGACTGAGTTAAGGGCAAAAGTCGCTTCGGATGGCAGCTACTTGTTCAGCATCAAAACGGTACACTTCATTGCAGAGATTGAAGATTATTTCGAGGTGTCCTCGGCTTTGTAGGGCAGCACTGATGTCTTCGGCACTGAGACCAGCGATCACGGACCTCACCTTCTCTATGCTGCATTTGCAGGCAAAAGCCAGGGGACGTTGCTCTAAAATGGTGATCGGTCCCAAGCAGAGCAATTGAGCCAGGGCAGGGCATAGCAGGAGAAAAGTCCAGAGCGTCGAATGAGTGTTAATAAGACAGACAAACGGGCGCAGAAACACCGGAGTAGAGCAGCAGGGGAGGGAGGATATTCAATTATGAAAAGAGAGATAGTGCTTAGGGAAGGGATAATGACCGACGGCTTAGTCGAAGAAATGCAGAACTACTACCGGCCTTTGCCTAAGGGGCTCGACTACGTTAAGTTCAGGCAAGAAAGGTGGAGGGAAAAAGAGAGTATTGTTGTTTATTCGGCCGAACAAAACGGCGAGACCATCGGGTGGGTTGTTTATGACCCGGGAAAGAGCACCGTAGAAGAGTTACTTGTAAAGCCAGATTTGGTTCAGCCGGAAACCGCATGGCAATTACTCGATGAACTTGTAAAACAGGAAAGCTTGGTAGCAGCAGAAACATGGCAGGAGGATAAAGCAAAGCAAAGCGCTATGATAGAATACGGGTTCCGCCCGGTGCGTCATTTTTTACAAGAAGGCTTCTCTATAACCAAGATGGAGCTGTCGACCCAAGCGTACTTCAGGCGGCTGAAAGAATATAAACCTGTAAAGGAGTATTCGACGCGGGAACGGGTGGCGCTCGAAAAGGTGCCGGAGTCCCAGGAACCTGGCGAAATCAAAGCTGCTTTAGTCGGGTTGCTCGATAAGCTAGGAGGGATTAAAAGGTTCGTTAAGCCGGGGAAAACTGTGGTCTTGAAACCTAATATCGTAAGCGAACACGGGCTAAAAGACGGCATACCCAAAGGGGGCATCGTTACCGACATAAGGCTTGTGAAGGCACTCGTGGAATTGCTTTTACCGCTAGCGGGAAAGGTGATTATCGCCGAAGGCGCTTCCATTAACCGCAGTGCTACGACCAAGCTGTTTGAGCATTACGGATACCCTGAAATCGTAAAAACTGCTCCCGATAAGATCAGCCTGGTTGATTTGAATGCCGATGAAACCGTAGAAAAACCGGTTCCCGGAGGCAAGCGGATGCTGGCAAGAAAGATACCGGTGACCTTAGAGGAAGCGGACGTCATTATCAGCCTGCCTGTAATGAAGATACACTTCGCAGCCGGGGTATCTTTGGCAGTTAAGAACTTACAAGGGACCATGCCACCGCTCGAAAAATATATGACTCATTTCTTTGGTTTGTGGCAGAATCTAGTCAATATCCACCATTTGGTCAAGCCTAACCTCATCATTATCGATGGCCTTTATGGACAGGAAGACTTCGGGCCTATATCCGGAACGCCGAAGAAGATGGACTTGCTGATAGCGGGAACTAATCCGATAGCGGTAGACTCAATCGCCACAAGGGTAATGGGGCTGGACCCGCTCTCATCGCCGCCGGTTTTGCTCGGATACCTGCAGGGTTTAGGCCCGGTTGAGCTGGACCTAATAGATATCATCGGACCTCCTTTAGACGAAGTTACCAGCAAGTTCAGGGAACCGGAACTAGATATTTCCGGGGGAGAAAGTTTCCATGTCCACGACGGTGACGCCTGCCGGGGCTGCAGGGCTTACCTCCATTTTGTTTTGAGCAAGCTTCGCCGCCCAGATCCGAAGGACCCCAGCCGCCTGCTAATCGACCGTCCCTTTGATAGGAAAGTAAACCTGTTCCTGGGACCGGATACCAGGGCTAATATCAACCCGGAAGAAGCCAACATCTTTATGGGCATGTGCCAGCAACATCGTGCCGATGTGGGCATACACCTTCCCGGGTGTCCTCCCCACACCGAGGTAATCATCGACGGCGTCTACCGCATGTTCCCGGATGTAGAGAAAGCTAAGTACGCGGACAAAAGTGAGGAAGCGGTATTAGGGGAGATGCTGCAACAAATACTGGCCTCACTTGAAGTTTGAAACCCAAACGCAGGGTAAAAGGCCCGGTTTCCCCAGTGCATAAAGCAAACAAAACCAAGGGGAACTGGGCCTTTCTTATGCACTACCAGACCCAGAGACGAAGTATTTATCAGCCCTAATTATCGCGTCGGGTAGTATTCAGCTGTTCTCTACAGTTTGGCTTTCACATTTTTGATCAGCACGTACATCATCTGTCGCATCGTTTCGGCAGGGTAGAGGGCCATGCCGCCCACGATGTATTTGTCGAAGAGCTCGTTTGCCAGTTCGTCTTCCGTAGCTCCTTCTTTCAGCCTTTTTTCGATGAAGGCAAAGCCGTCTTGTGCTGCTTTAATCGCTTGGCGATAGAACTGTTCTGCCTCGTCTCCGACCGGGATCTCGCCATGGGCAACGCCGACCGCGCGGGTGGAGTAGGCCATAAGCTTTTCCAAGGTTTTGATATAGGCGTCGTATTCCTGGAAAAACACCGGGGTAACGAAGTCTTTGCTCACCCGGTACCCCCCGGCGTCTGAGATGAGCATTACCTGATCCGGCTCCACATAAGCCGCAATCGAGCACACAGTGTGCCCGGGAGCGTCGAAAAAGCGCAGAGCAACTCCCGGCTCTATCTCCAGTTGGTCACCTTCGCCTGCCACCATATCGACCGGTATGGTAGCAGGGGCAGGCACATCGGGCATAGTATTGAGGAGGCCATGTTTTACGTACAATTCCGAAGTCCCTTCATCTATGGCGAACGAAACTTTGTTAGCTTTTTCTTTGGCTAAAATGTTCTTCGCCGGCGCGCTGGCCACCAACTTAGCCTCGGGAAACATCTGCTTCAGCACCGGATAGCCTCCGATGTGATCGAAATGAGAATGCAGGGCAACGATGTACTTGATTTCGGGTTTCTCCTCAAGCTGTGTCCACTGGTCGCGAAAAACCGCGGCTCCAGCCCTGGTTCCACATTCAACCAATGCTGCGGTCTTCCTGCCCACGATGAAAAAATTAAAATACCCGTTTCCAAGAACCTTTACGTTCCCAGTCAACTGCATGCCCACCGCCTCCTTGTCCTCAAAATTAGAGTTGGCAAACTTGCCCGGAGTGAATCCGAACCTGCAACTATCGAAACACGGTTGCGATAAATAATAAGACCAGAGCGAAAACCGTTCTGTGCTGTTCCTTATTCTTTCCCTTCAAAAACATTTCCTGCTTCTTTCCTAAAATTTGGCCGTCCGTAACCTGTAAAAGGGCAGGGCAGGTTCCTATAAACATAGTGCTACTAATAACAACACGTGCTTACGAAAGGTGCCTGGGAAACGCTAAGAACAGCCATTGTATCATCAAAGGCAATACCCCTCAAGGTTAACGGCAGAAGCAAGCTTATAGCCAGGCTTTTAGCGGTTAATGGGATGAAACGTCTTGAAACACGACGGGCAGGTTGCTCGATCCTTTTTTGTCTTAACCCAGAAATACTTCCGGCAAAAAGGGCAACGGATGCGGTGTTCCAAAACTGTCCTGATTAGATTGATGAACAAAGGGTTTCCCATTTGACCACCTCATACGATAAAGAATTTGCTGAAAAGTGCTAGCTGGCCGGAGGTTCCTAGAACGACCAGATGGTCGCCGGCATCGATACTTTCCTTACCAGAAGGATTGAGGAGAAGCTCACCGTTTGCTTTCTTAATCGTTACAACCGTACAGCCTGTTGACTCGCGTATCGAAGAGTCTAGGAGCTGTTTACCCGCCAGGGGCGATTTTTCATCGATGAGGTATTCTCGCAGCTTAAGTCTACTCTCCCTTATGGAATCGTAGACGCGCTTCTGGACGGTGATCGTTACACGTCTTGAATAAAGGGAATGGAGGTATTGCTCGACCTTTTCTCGTGGCACATCCAGGTGAAGAATAACTAGCCGAGCTGTCTCCATACCAGCTTCGACTTCCGGTTCTACCACCTCAAGAGCTCCTGCTTCCCGCAATACCTCGGCTTCATAACGGCTGTGGGCCCGGGCGAAGACGGTTAGCGACGGATTGATCTTTAAAAGGTTATGAACCACCTGAACGTTACTCGCCAGGTCGGGCAGGGCAGCTATAGCTAACAGAGCCGTATCGGGACGTGTATGCACTAAAACCGATTCGCTGCTCGCATCTCCGTAAAGACAGGGAATGCCCTTAGCGGTTAATTCTTGAATTGCTAAATAGTTGAAGTCGACGCAGACCAAGGGTAGTTGGAGTTTTTCCAGTGCGTTACCTATACTCTTCCCAACCCTTCCGTATCCGCACAGGATAATATGACCTTGCAGTTGGGTAGGGTCGATGGCGCTATCGCCAATGTCCGGCTCGGGAAACAGCCCAGCAAAACAGCGCTTCGTGCGCAGCCAGTTGTACCACCTAGGCGCCTGTTCGATAAGGTACGGCGTGAAGAGCATGGTTATGATCGAAGATGCCAGAATAAGGTTATACAGGCTGTCAGGTATTATTTTATAGTCCAAGCCGAGCTTAGCCAAGACAAAGGAGAACTCTCCGGTCTGTATCATCCCGGTTGCGACGTAAAACGCTACCCGGCTGTGGTATTTGAAAAGCCTTATTATTACGAAGAAGACCAAAAACTTGAGTGGAACGATAAGTAGAAGCAGCATAATCAGGGACGGCCAGTTATTCACCATGCAAATAGGATTCACCAGCATCCCCACGGAAACGAAGAACAGGATTACAAAGGCATTACGCAGGGAACTCACTTTGCCTATTATTTCATGGGTAAATTCGGATTCGCTAATAACTAAGCCTGCCAAAAAGGCCCCCAGAGACAGTGACAAGCCGAAGAAATAACCTAAAACGGCAACGCCTATGCCGAAAGTCAGGGCAACCAAAAGAAAGGTGTCCCTATCATTGGTCAAAGCCGCGCGCTTCATTACGAGCGGAAAAATCTTCTGAGCTACGTAAACTACGGCTACGACAAAAAGAATCGACTTTAAGAGAGTAAGCCCTAACGAGGGTAGGGAAGACAGGGAAAGGCGGCTGAACCAGGGAAGCAAGGTGACCATTACAACAACTGCCAGGTCTTGTATGATAAGGATACCTAACATGATGTTTCCGTGGAGAGAATTCAATTCCCCCTGAGATTCCAGAACCTTCATAACAAGCATGGTACTGCTGATGGCGACCGAGCAGCCTAAAAGAAGAGCCTGGGGAAGCGAGAAGCCCAAAACATACCCGGCAATACTTCCAAGAACGACCAGTGCCATTATTTGGCATATTCCACCCCAAAGCGCGACCGGCCTGACGTTTTCCAAACGGGCAAAGGAAAACTCTATTCCCAGGGTAAACATCAAGAGAATGACCCCGATCTCGGCGAAAGCTTCGATAACGTGGGTGTCCGTTACAAGGCCCAAGACAAAGGGACCAATAATTATGCCTGCGACTATGTAACCTATGACCGCCGATTGTTTGGCCCGGTCAGCAGCGAGACCACCTAGCAAAGCTGCAGTAAAGACAACCAGAGAATCCACAATTAAGGAATAATCCATCAAATAATCCTCCACGTGAACAACTTGGACAACCTTAAACGGCAGACATTAACCAAAACCTAACGTAGCGGAGAGGGAACTGTCAAGCAGCGGTCCCGCGGAAATTCGCAAGTTAACATAATGTTCATTATCGGAAGTAAGAGAATCGTAAAGAAAGCCGCGGGATATTAGGTTTCTAGCGCCCTGGGCCTATAGCCTGTAATTCCTTCATTTATTGTCAACGTCGTGGGAAAGCGACCGACCTGGTTGGTTTGACGCAAAGCAAATTGCGTCCTGCTAAACCTGCTGTGCAGTATTTTTCCTGTCGTAGTTCTTGAGGGAATACATCCTTTCGTCGGCTGTCGCGACCAAATCTTCAAAACGAGTTCCATCCTGGGGCGAAAAAGCAAGCCCTACGCTGGCGGTCAATCTTTCACCGCGGGGAAGCGCTACTGAAGATAGGGCTTTATTAACCCGGTCTAAAATTATCTGCCGTTCGTCGGGCCCCACATTATAGCAAATCAGGACAAACTCGTCCCCGCCATACCTGATGACATAATCATCACGGCGCAGGTTAGCCTTGAGCGCTAACACCAGTTTTTTCAACACCGAGTCTCCGTATACGTGACCGTAACGGTCATTTACACTTTTGAAATTATCCACGTCTATTATGGCTATGGCGGAATTCTGCCCAGAGGGATTGCTACCTGGCCTGTTTGGCAATAACTGCTCGAAGTGTTGGGCCAAAAAACGGCGATTGTAAGCCCGGGTTAATGGGTCTACTACATTCTCGAAAGCCAGTTTGTCGATAGTCCTTGCCAGCTTTCTTACCCAAAAAATGCCTCCCAGAACTATCAGAAACGCACCGGCATCAAAAAAGACGTATTTAGCCGTATTGATAAACGCATTTTTGCTTCCGCTGACCACGGACACCAGGTCGAGAACCTCTCCGATCCAGTCCGTAAAAAGCCCGATAGTAAGAACCGACCAGCCTTTTCCTCGCGCTGACATCTTGTGGCGGTTACGGAAAAAAAGTATTATCAAAAAGAGGTAGAGGAGACACAGGCTTGTTCGGGTAAAGATTTCGAACAGAGAGCTATTATGTATGAGTCCAGTCATCATGCATAAACACGCTCAGCTTTCTTTATTATCCCTAATCATCCCTAGCATTCGTTGGGCGAAGCCTCTAGCCAGAAAGATTGTGATGCAGTTAGCCAATTTAGTCAATAATGGTATTCGATACGAAGAGTCATATATCCTTTCTCACGGGAAGTTTTTTCATATAAATTTAAATTGGCAAAGAAGGGGTCTAACAACGTGGTCGTCATTTACGGTAAGGTTGAGCTTCATCTTCCCTACTCCCAATCACTCAAAGAG
The sequence above is drawn from the Syntrophothermus lipocalidus DSM 12680 genome and encodes:
- a CDS encoding DUF362 domain-containing protein, whose translation is MKREIVLREGIMTDGLVEEMQNYYRPLPKGLDYVKFRQERWREKESIVVYSAEQNGETIGWVVYDPGKSTVEELLVKPDLVQPETAWQLLDELVKQESLVAAETWQEDKAKQSAMIEYGFRPVRHFLQEGFSITKMELSTQAYFRRLKEYKPVKEYSTRERVALEKVPESQEPGEIKAALVGLLDKLGGIKRFVKPGKTVVLKPNIVSEHGLKDGIPKGGIVTDIRLVKALVELLLPLAGKVIIAEGASINRSATTKLFEHYGYPEIVKTAPDKISLVDLNADETVEKPVPGGKRMLARKIPVTLEEADVIISLPVMKIHFAAGVSLAVKNLQGTMPPLEKYMTHFFGLWQNLVNIHHLVKPNLIIIDGLYGQEDFGPISGTPKKMDLLIAGTNPIAVDSIATRVMGLDPLSSPPVLLGYLQGLGPVELDLIDIIGPPLDEVTSKFREPELDISGGESFHVHDGDACRGCRAYLHFVLSKLRRPDPKDPSRLLIDRPFDRKVNLFLGPDTRANINPEEANIFMGMCQQHRADVGIHLPGCPPHTEVIIDGVYRMFPDVEKAKYADKSEEAVLGEMLQQILASLEV
- a CDS encoding GGDEF domain-containing protein, with product MMTGLIHNSSLFEIFTRTSLCLLYLFLIILFFRNRHKMSARGKGWSVLTIGLFTDWIGEVLDLVSVVSGSKNAFINTAKYVFFDAGAFLIVLGGIFWVRKLARTIDKLAFENVVDPLTRAYNRRFLAQHFEQLLPNRPGSNPSGQNSAIAIIDVDNFKSVNDRYGHVYGDSVLKKLVLALKANLRRDDYVIRYGGDEFVLICYNVGPDERQIILDRVNKALSSVALPRGERLTASVGLAFSPQDGTRFEDLVATADERMYSLKNYDRKNTAQQV
- a CDS encoding DUF2225 domain-containing protein, which codes for MSQQEQIKTEDFYLYDKKVVCPLCKSTINVKAVRNSRLRLVKRDTDSMAVYQDINPLFYDVWLCNHCGYARLQNQFPNPVLPAEANLIRQNISSKWQPRDYPPTYSPQVAIERYKLALYGAMVREAKSSELGMLYLKLAWIYRSLSDQANEITCMQQACRYLEKAFQDEEPPVLGMDSATHMYLIGELHRRLGNFDKALRWFGEVLLSPKASKALKDKTRDQKDLVIEATKSTS
- a CDS encoding cation:proton antiporter, with the translated sequence MDYSLIVDSLVVFTAALLGGLAADRAKQSAVIGYIVAGIIIGPFVLGLVTDTHVIEAFAEIGVILLMFTLGIEFSFARLENVRPVALWGGICQIMALVVLGSIAGYVLGFSLPQALLLGCSVAISSTMLVMKVLESQGELNSLHGNIMLGILIIQDLAVVVMVTLLPWFSRLSLSSLPSLGLTLLKSILFVVAVVYVAQKIFPLVMKRAALTNDRDTFLLVALTFGIGVAVLGYFFGLSLSLGAFLAGLVISESEFTHEIIGKVSSLRNAFVILFFVSVGMLVNPICMVNNWPSLIMLLLLIVPLKFLVFFVIIRLFKYHSRVAFYVATGMIQTGEFSFVLAKLGLDYKIIPDSLYNLILASSIITMLFTPYLIEQAPRWYNWLRTKRCFAGLFPEPDIGDSAIDPTQLQGHIILCGYGRVGKSIGNALEKLQLPLVCVDFNYLAIQELTAKGIPCLYGDASSESVLVHTRPDTALLAIAALPDLASNVQVVHNLLKINPSLTVFARAHSRYEAEVLREAGALEVVEPEVEAGMETARLVILHLDVPREKVEQYLHSLYSRRVTITVQKRVYDSIRESRLKLREYLIDEKSPLAGKQLLDSSIRESTGCTVVTIKKANGELLLNPSGKESIDAGDHLVVLGTSGQLALFSKFFIV
- a CDS encoding Hsp33 family molecular chaperone HslO, translating into MFLRPFVCLINTHSTLWTFLLLCPALAQLLCLGPITILEQRPLAFACKCSIEKVRSVIAGLSAEDISAALQSRGHLEIIFNLCNEVYRFDAEQVAAIRSDFCP
- a CDS encoding transglycosylase domain-containing protein, yielding MNRLLRTVFAVLIIFSIFFALGAALPLALAQLYDVSLEDWSYRAPAQTTIYTTDGQVLAQFGYKRIYKDDFPRLLKQAVVEVEDRRFYEHGSIDPRGMLRALWVDLRLGEKAQGGSTITQQLARTLFLTNKKSIMRKSQEIIIATALERKYSKDAILNMYLNEIYMGRGVCGMGVAAQEYFGKDVSDLSLAEISYLVAMISAPEYYSPDHDARALKIRQATVLNVLSERGIITTGDAEKALSEELDIRPYKKRELVHPYFTVYILNRLKQEYGEDAVYRGGLKVYTTVDSQMQERAEQTVAYHMKKLEAEGITARDVALVSIEPGNGAVKAMVGGADFSRNQINMAVVARQPGSAIKPLIYAAAMDSGVIKSNTVLNNRPRDFNGYRPSNSTGNPDKASVRQALVNSYNVASVEVLNTLGLEKAFKYLERFGITTLTPGDRHLALALGGMEKGISPMEMAAAYAVFAANGQWAEPYTIERIEDANGNILYDHPIKTRTVVKESVAREMTSILRDVVNYGTGKSARAKVQAAGKTGTTSQSRDLWFVGYTPELSTAVWLGNSNNDAIKGAATYGGTRCGPIWRDYMNALVDAGLLAHRSAEWVEPEASPVEQAPETTPNNGGNPEPQATPNDTSQETNPQEQPVPVEPAPEQLAPPPGENGLTPPAAGQGTGSAQVPSAGSTSSEPSATGTGDTGAGR
- a CDS encoding MBL fold metallo-hydrolase, yielding MQLTGNVKVLGNGYFNFFIVGRKTAALVECGTRAGAAVFRDQWTQLEEKPEIKYIVALHSHFDHIGGYPVLKQMFPEAKLVASAPAKNILAKEKANKVSFAIDEGTSELYVKHGLLNTMPDVPAPATIPVDMVAGEGDQLEIEPGVALRFFDAPGHTVCSIAAYVEPDQVMLISDAGGYRVSKDFVTPVFFQEYDAYIKTLEKLMAYSTRAVGVAHGEIPVGDEAEQFYRQAIKAAQDGFAFIEKRLKEGATEDELANELFDKYIVGGMALYPAETMRQMMYVLIKNVKAKL